A single region of the Bdellovibrio sp. GT3 genome encodes:
- a CDS encoding substrate-binding periplasmic protein: MTGILMNVFSLLFTVNVSLAQDSLPQKSTCEKRYVISFQDDAPGFFIDKNNKKNGTAYELLLEIVRRLGCKSTEQVNSYLIARENMVRNKIDIYALGTPDDRFAKSAEFVEMYRIPRYLVVNKRYVSGEATIESVLANPKVSFGNVLEGRLFIKELEMKALVAKHRLREYPGPGLVFKALLDGRIQATFSSPAFNYYYLTTENRMQDFYSIEDVKGEPIISGFHLSKKRLSEKERAEIRKIITDIRQDGTLAKIVKKYVNSEDLKHYQPLTQ, translated from the coding sequence ATGACCGGTATTTTAATGAACGTGTTTTCACTTCTATTCACCGTGAATGTGTCGCTGGCGCAGGATTCTCTGCCGCAGAAAAGCACTTGCGAAAAGCGTTACGTTATTTCATTTCAAGATGATGCCCCGGGTTTCTTTATTGATAAGAATAATAAGAAGAACGGAACTGCTTACGAACTTTTGTTGGAAATTGTTCGTCGTCTTGGTTGTAAATCCACGGAACAGGTAAATTCCTATCTGATCGCTCGCGAAAATATGGTCAGAAATAAAATTGATATCTATGCACTGGGAACACCTGACGATAGATTCGCGAAATCCGCCGAGTTTGTGGAGATGTACCGAATTCCCAGATATTTGGTGGTGAATAAGAGATATGTAAGTGGCGAAGCCACTATTGAAAGTGTTCTTGCGAATCCCAAGGTTAGCTTTGGAAATGTGCTCGAGGGGCGACTGTTTATTAAGGAATTGGAAATGAAAGCCCTGGTCGCTAAGCATCGTTTGCGGGAGTATCCGGGGCCGGGCTTGGTGTTTAAGGCGCTTTTGGATGGGCGCATTCAGGCAACGTTCAGTTCCCCGGCATTTAATTATTATTATCTGACGACGGAGAATCGAATGCAGGACTTTTACTCCATTGAGGACGTTAAAGGCGAGCCGATTATTTCTGGATTTCATCTTTCGAAGAAAAGACTGTCAGAAAAGGAAAGAGCTGAGATCCGTAAAATTATCACGGATATTCGTCAGGACGGCACACTTGCAAAGATCGTGAAGAAATATGTGAACTCTGAGGATTTAAAGCACTATCAGCCGCTGACTCAGTAA
- a CDS encoding pseudouridine synthase translates to MSEEKEKVRLSKLMAERGICSRREADDYISRGLVMVNGQKIDQLGTKVDPDAKITLEAEALKQQKRLATILLNKPVGYVSAQPEPQYIPAIRLITQENQFGESKQRLKPEHLKGIAVAGRLDIDSQGLLLFTQDGRIAKKIINEETKLEKEYIVRVQGQLPEDRLKLLRHGLSLDGKELKPAIVEWINADQLRFVLKEGKKRQIRRMCEAVGLKVTGLKRVRIGNIRLGKLPEGKWRFLEEDESLD, encoded by the coding sequence ATGAGTGAAGAAAAAGAAAAAGTACGCCTTTCGAAACTGATGGCTGAAAGAGGCATCTGCTCCCGTCGCGAAGCGGATGATTATATTTCCCGGGGCCTGGTTATGGTAAATGGCCAAAAGATTGATCAATTGGGCACCAAGGTGGATCCTGATGCGAAAATCACTCTGGAAGCCGAGGCGCTAAAACAACAAAAACGCCTGGCCACGATTCTTTTAAACAAGCCCGTAGGTTACGTTTCCGCTCAGCCTGAACCACAATACATTCCTGCGATCCGCCTGATCACTCAGGAGAACCAATTTGGCGAATCAAAACAACGCCTGAAGCCCGAACACCTTAAAGGGATTGCGGTCGCAGGCCGCCTTGATATCGACTCCCAGGGGCTCTTGCTATTCACGCAGGATGGTCGTATCGCCAAAAAGATCATCAACGAAGAAACGAAGCTTGAAAAAGAGTACATCGTTCGCGTTCAAGGACAATTGCCTGAGGATAGATTAAAACTTCTTCGGCACGGCCTCTCCCTGGATGGCAAAGAGTTAAAACCTGCCATCGTAGAGTGGATCAATGCCGATCAGCTGCGCTTTGTTCTTAAGGAAGGTAAGAAACGCCAGATTCGCCGTATGTGTGAGGCTGTGGGCCTTAAGGTCACGGGGCTAAAACGTGTGCGTATCGGGAATATCCGCCTGGGTAAGCTTCCAGAGGGTAAATGGCGCTTCCTTGAGGAAGACGAGAGTCTGGATTAG
- a CDS encoding 6-carboxytetrahydropterin synthase, which yields MILTLKSGFSAAHLYHQPLWSSEENLKNFGRCFTEHGHGHNYTLEVGFYLTDGEIQVKLEEYKRLLKSLTSVLDHEHLNFVIPEFKTTIPTTENIALYFLEKLKEHLPVSLISHIRLYETSDIWTEIQP from the coding sequence ATGATTTTAACTTTAAAGAGCGGATTTTCCGCTGCCCATCTTTATCACCAGCCCCTATGGAGTTCTGAGGAAAACCTTAAGAACTTCGGCAGATGTTTTACTGAACACGGGCATGGCCACAACTACACACTTGAAGTGGGTTTCTATCTGACCGATGGCGAGATTCAAGTGAAGCTTGAAGAGTATAAAAGACTCTTAAAAAGCCTGACATCTGTTTTGGATCATGAACACTTGAACTTTGTGATTCCTGAGTTTAAAACCACGATCCCAACAACAGAGAACATTGCCCTGTATTTTCTGGAAAAGCTGAAAGAGCATTTGCCAGTGAGCCTGATCAGCCATATTCGACTCTATGAAACCAGTGACATTTGGACGGAGATCCAGCCATGA
- a CDS encoding SDR family NAD(P)-dependent oxidoreductase, whose product MKKAVVITGASSGIGAATAIHFGKNGYFVYLMGRNKDRLAEVAVQCRSGASLMSCDLTDVPALNKRIGEILSTNIHRVEVLVNNAGIFDVHSTEQGTDELWQKEFDVNLMSAVRLTRAFFPYFKQHGGGSIVNVSSSLGLKPTAATSAYSAMKAAMINYTQSNALEGGPFNIRVNAVAPGIVDTPIHPFNALGESEKKEAVSKMNPMQPLGRIGTVEEIAKAIYFLGSQESSWTTGATLTIDGGITLT is encoded by the coding sequence ATGAAAAAAGCAGTCGTTATCACCGGGGCTTCCAGCGGAATCGGAGCAGCCACCGCCATTCACTTTGGCAAGAACGGCTACTTCGTTTACCTCATGGGTCGCAACAAGGACCGCCTGGCTGAAGTCGCTGTGCAATGTCGCTCAGGGGCCTCTTTAATGAGTTGTGACCTGACAGATGTCCCTGCCCTTAATAAACGCATTGGCGAAATCCTTTCCACCAATATTCACCGCGTGGAAGTTTTAGTAAACAACGCCGGCATCTTTGATGTGCACTCGACAGAGCAAGGCACCGATGAATTGTGGCAAAAAGAGTTCGATGTGAATCTGATGAGTGCTGTGCGTTTAACCAGAGCCTTCTTCCCCTACTTCAAACAGCACGGTGGTGGCTCCATCGTCAACGTCTCCTCTTCTTTGGGCTTAAAACCCACAGCAGCCACATCAGCTTACTCTGCCATGAAGGCTGCCATGATCAATTACACTCAAAGCAACGCACTTGAAGGTGGACCGTTTAATATTCGTGTTAATGCCGTCGCACCGGGAATCGTGGACACACCAATACATCCATTCAACGCCCTGGGTGAGTCTGAAAAAAAAGAGGCCGTCTCCAAAATGAACCCGATGCAGCCACTGGGTCGCATCGGCACTGTGGAAGAAATCGCCAAAGCCATTTACTTCCTGGGAAGCCAGGAATCCAGCTGGACCACGGGTGCAACCCTGACAATTGATGGCGGCATCACACTGACATGA
- a CDS encoding C1 family peptidase, giving the protein MKWKFGVSHFMKVFGLFLCLTYGQLSAVNAQPPVCAHIFSGIPWGNMRPDFKHNTQYTKEISQEVDIKNQCNLGTCHLHSWLASLEKNYTRRTGDVLPLSNHYLGAKQLLSRSLMQMRVQDNKAGIELGAGSLNSKDSILEFGLIPEGVWTPKTEYYKNPTAQKMKEYLENIIARTKAATAKAETPEQKSKILAHGEAQLKSLFNDFVGELPTEFSFQGTLWTPHSFAKEYFAFLKAPQTQMVIMANRKGMTYAEQVKGDTKINTDLASVESAATQLIDRGQMVYLAYEHHAEYVDKSTGIMSIRAFYTPTYAKPLTRELREQFNKNDGGHAVQIIGYERDPRTGKILKWKIKNSWGTSSGDDGYYHMYDDYFRTFAKGITYSEADPGVMLKMPVKGH; this is encoded by the coding sequence ATGAAATGGAAATTCGGCGTAAGTCATTTTATGAAGGTCTTTGGATTATTCCTATGTTTAACATATGGACAACTCTCTGCCGTAAATGCGCAACCCCCGGTTTGCGCTCATATCTTTTCCGGGATTCCCTGGGGAAATATGCGCCCCGACTTCAAACATAATACTCAATACACTAAAGAGATTTCGCAAGAAGTGGACATCAAAAACCAATGCAACCTCGGCACTTGCCATCTGCATTCTTGGCTGGCTTCCCTTGAAAAGAACTACACCCGCCGCACTGGCGATGTATTACCCCTTTCCAATCACTACCTGGGGGCGAAGCAGCTCTTGAGCCGCTCGCTGATGCAAATGCGCGTTCAAGACAATAAAGCAGGAATTGAACTGGGTGCCGGCTCCCTTAACTCAAAAGACAGCATTCTGGAATTCGGGCTGATCCCTGAAGGGGTTTGGACACCAAAAACTGAATACTATAAAAATCCCACTGCTCAAAAAATGAAAGAGTATCTGGAAAACATTATTGCGCGCACCAAAGCTGCGACGGCCAAAGCGGAAACACCAGAACAGAAAAGCAAAATCCTGGCGCATGGCGAAGCCCAGCTAAAATCATTGTTTAATGACTTCGTCGGAGAACTGCCAACTGAATTTTCATTCCAAGGAACACTGTGGACCCCCCACTCCTTTGCCAAAGAATACTTCGCTTTCCTGAAGGCACCACAAACACAAATGGTGATTATGGCAAATCGAAAAGGCATGACCTATGCGGAGCAAGTAAAAGGCGACACAAAGATCAATACAGATTTGGCGTCAGTGGAGTCGGCAGCGACCCAACTGATTGATCGCGGTCAAATGGTCTATCTGGCTTACGAACACCATGCAGAGTACGTCGACAAGTCCACAGGCATTATGTCGATACGCGCTTTTTATACGCCCACCTATGCAAAGCCTTTAACTCGCGAATTGCGTGAACAATTCAATAAAAATGATGGCGGCCATGCCGTGCAAATAATCGGATATGAGCGCGACCCACGAACGGGTAAAATTTTAAAATGGAAAATCAAAAACAGCTGGGGCACGTCCTCGGGCGACGATGGCTATTATCACATGTATGATGATTATTTCCGCACGTTTGCAAAAGGAATCACCTATTCGGAAGCAGATCCAGGGGTGATGCTAAAAATGCCCGTAAAAGGCCACTAG
- a CDS encoding EAL domain-containing protein, translating to MTMLPQSVDILKEQIVFTEGDAGDCAYIIEKGRVLIFITKDQEEIPISILGEGEIFGEMSLIDSQDRSASVRALEDVRLSIVTKQQLLERISMADTVVQLLMRVLLKRLRRSTNTNMGNGLKVADLQIESMVAGDDGAAEALQKIKLENDIFQAFQNKEFELFFQPIVALKSRKIIGCEALLRWKSPTRGLISPNVFIDVIENSSMVIPIGHWIISAALKELKIIQEHLLQKGKKKEADEFMMSINISGRQFTHSDFLENLEDLREKQGLDAKNIKLEVTERVMMDGVLALETLHKCRQHGYAISIDDFGTGFSSLQYLTQMPITYLKIDRSFVMKVLSDPKSKAVVSGIIYLAREMDFEIIAEGIEHQDEALVLETLGAQYGQGYLFSKPVDHFAFMQLI from the coding sequence ATGACAATGTTACCTCAATCCGTGGATATCCTAAAAGAGCAGATCGTTTTTACTGAAGGTGATGCTGGCGATTGCGCCTATATTATCGAAAAAGGCCGAGTGCTTATTTTCATCACCAAAGATCAGGAAGAAATTCCAATTTCCATTTTGGGCGAAGGTGAAATCTTTGGCGAAATGTCCTTGATCGACTCCCAGGACCGCTCGGCCTCGGTACGGGCCCTTGAAGACGTGCGCCTTTCCATCGTCACTAAACAGCAGCTTTTAGAGCGCATCTCAATGGCGGATACGGTTGTTCAATTATTAATGCGTGTTTTACTTAAAAGGCTTCGTCGCAGCACCAACACCAATATGGGCAATGGCCTTAAGGTCGCCGACTTGCAAATCGAAAGCATGGTGGCTGGAGATGATGGCGCCGCCGAGGCGTTACAAAAAATTAAACTGGAAAATGATATTTTCCAAGCATTTCAAAACAAAGAATTTGAACTGTTTTTTCAACCGATCGTGGCTTTAAAAAGCCGTAAAATTATCGGTTGCGAAGCTTTGCTGCGCTGGAAAAGCCCAACACGTGGTTTGATCTCGCCAAATGTATTCATCGATGTCATTGAAAACTCCTCCATGGTAATTCCGATCGGTCATTGGATCATCAGCGCCGCTTTGAAAGAGCTAAAAATTATTCAGGAACATTTACTACAAAAAGGCAAAAAGAAGGAAGCCGACGAGTTCATGATGAGTATCAACATCTCGGGCCGGCAATTTACGCATTCTGACTTCTTGGAGAATCTGGAAGATCTTCGTGAAAAGCAGGGTTTGGATGCCAAGAATATCAAACTGGAAGTCACCGAGCGCGTGATGATGGATGGTGTTCTGGCCCTGGAGACTTTGCATAAATGTCGCCAACATGGCTATGCAATTTCCATCGATGATTTCGGTACAGGCTTTTCAAGCTTGCAGTACCTGACTCAAATGCCGATCACTTACCTGAAAATTGATCGCTCGTTTGTGATGAAGGTTTTAAGTGATCCTAAATCCAAAGCCGTGGTCAGTGGCATTATCTACCTGGCTCGCGAAATGGATTTTGAAATCATCGCCGAAGGGATCGAACATCAGGACGAAGCCCTGGTGCTGGAAACTTTGGGTGCACAGTATGGACAGGGATATTTGTTTTCCAAACCCGTCGATCACTTTGCGTTCATGCAACTTATCTAG
- a CDS encoding peptide ABC transporter substrate-binding protein: MKLFLSAFLLLVSLQTQGADSKSAPFVFRLHLSGEPTQTDPNRQKTSASSYLLSNLFRNIYTYDNQKGLVPDLGKCSREKSRALVCKLNKNLQWSDGSPLTSADFLRAYKKMLNPKVAAPRADLLFKIKNAEDIYKDLKEPDTLGVSTPDPLTIRFEFQGQAPDFEYNLASFLLAPTKEDLKVYSGPYKIKEWLQGQKIVLEPNFKYSGGHPQRPLVEFLFIEEDTVALQLYEKNQLHLLRRLPTLFIPKSKTRSDFHWIPVIRFDYLGFGPELRQNEDLRKALTYSLNYPELQKLFSAKGRPGCAGLPDSWFPEKAPCFDFDLKKVPKVKTSKTYTLLFSSLGGEDHKRATEWMQAQWLKNAGISLHLESKENKVFINQLHSAPPAVFRKGVSLDRPTCLAALETFGTQSSENYIQLKDPKYDQILTQLGNTEKIPEQKKLCLTGVKYLMDQHLIIPMGAFDFAMLIKPDFIGWKLNQMNQLDLSQLHPRP; this comes from the coding sequence ATGAAACTCTTTCTTTCGGCATTTTTACTTTTAGTTTCTCTACAAACCCAGGGTGCTGATTCAAAGTCAGCGCCCTTTGTTTTTCGCCTGCATCTATCTGGCGAGCCGACCCAGACGGACCCCAACCGTCAGAAAACTTCAGCATCGTCTTACTTGCTTTCAAATCTGTTTCGCAACATCTACACCTATGACAACCAAAAAGGACTGGTTCCGGATCTGGGCAAATGCTCCCGGGAAAAATCCAGAGCCCTGGTCTGCAAGCTGAACAAAAATCTTCAATGGAGCGATGGAAGCCCGCTGACTTCCGCAGACTTTCTGAGAGCATACAAAAAAATGCTCAACCCAAAAGTTGCCGCACCTCGTGCGGACCTTTTGTTTAAAATCAAAAATGCCGAAGACATTTACAAAGACCTGAAAGAGCCCGACACGCTCGGAGTCAGCACTCCTGACCCACTTACTATTCGCTTTGAGTTCCAGGGCCAAGCCCCTGATTTTGAATATAATTTGGCAAGTTTTCTCCTGGCTCCAACCAAAGAGGATTTGAAAGTCTACTCGGGCCCCTACAAAATCAAAGAGTGGCTGCAAGGACAGAAAATCGTTCTTGAACCAAACTTCAAATATAGCGGCGGTCATCCACAACGTCCCCTGGTCGAGTTTTTATTCATTGAAGAAGACACCGTCGCCCTGCAATTATACGAAAAAAATCAACTCCACCTGCTGCGCCGACTTCCGACACTTTTCATTCCAAAATCCAAAACACGTTCTGACTTTCATTGGATCCCGGTGATTCGTTTTGATTATCTTGGTTTCGGGCCGGAGCTGCGCCAAAACGAGGACCTCCGCAAAGCTTTGACTTATTCCCTTAACTATCCGGAACTGCAAAAACTTTTCTCCGCCAAGGGCCGCCCCGGATGCGCAGGCCTGCCCGACTCCTGGTTCCCGGAAAAAGCTCCTTGCTTTGATTTTGATTTAAAGAAAGTTCCAAAAGTTAAAACTAGTAAAACCTACACTTTGTTATTTTCCTCCCTGGGAGGCGAGGACCACAAGCGCGCCACCGAATGGATGCAGGCGCAGTGGCTGAAAAACGCGGGAATCAGCCTGCACCTTGAAAGCAAAGAAAATAAAGTCTTCATCAATCAACTGCATTCAGCCCCCCCAGCGGTGTTTCGCAAAGGTGTCTCCCTGGATCGCCCCACTTGTCTAGCCGCATTGGAGACTTTCGGCACCCAGAGTTCTGAAAATTACATTCAGCTGAAGGATCCAAAATACGATCAAATACTCACGCAACTGGGAAATACAGAGAAAATCCCCGAACAGAAAAAATTATGTCTCACAGGGGTGAAATATTTGATGGATCAGCATCTGATTATCCCCATGGGAGCCTTTGATTTCGCAATGTTGATCAAACCGGATTTCATCGGGTGGAAATTGAACCAAATGAATCAGCTGGACTTGTCGCAACTACATCCACGACCTTAA
- a CDS encoding acyl-CoA dehydrogenase, with the protein MSDVTNARPALTVLSEDETAFRDAVRSFAESEIKPHVTHMDEKAEMNKDILKKLFEMGLMGIETPEKYGGAGSTFTMACLAVEEIGRVDGSVSVLVDVQNTLTTNAFLKWGTEAQKEKYLGAMASKWVGAYALSESSSGSDAFALKLKAEDKGDKWVLNGSKLWITNGNEADVFICFANIDMAKGYKGITAFIVEKSFKGFKVGKKEDKLGIRASSTCELLFENCEVPKENVLGEVGKGYKIAIETLNEGRIGIGAQMIGIAQGAYEAALNYVKGREQFGKPIAHFQGVQFQLAEMRTELEAARLMVYNAARLKDAGLDFIESAAMAKLYSSRAAEKITSKAIDLFGGNGFTKEYPVEKFWRDAKIGQIYEGTTNMQLQTIAKMELDK; encoded by the coding sequence TCCAGCTTTGACAGTACTATCTGAAGACGAAACGGCTTTCCGCGATGCGGTTCGCTCTTTCGCTGAATCTGAAATCAAACCCCATGTGACACACATGGACGAAAAAGCAGAGATGAATAAAGACATCCTGAAAAAGCTTTTTGAAATGGGCTTGATGGGGATCGAAACTCCTGAAAAATACGGCGGCGCAGGCTCCACTTTCACAATGGCTTGCTTGGCTGTTGAGGAAATCGGTCGCGTAGACGGTTCAGTCTCTGTACTTGTTGACGTACAAAACACTCTAACTACAAACGCATTCCTTAAATGGGGCACAGAAGCGCAAAAAGAAAAATACTTGGGCGCAATGGCTTCCAAATGGGTTGGTGCTTACGCGTTGTCTGAATCTTCATCTGGTTCTGATGCATTCGCATTGAAACTTAAAGCAGAAGATAAAGGTGATAAATGGGTTTTGAACGGCTCAAAACTTTGGATCACAAACGGTAACGAAGCAGACGTATTCATCTGTTTCGCAAACATCGACATGGCTAAAGGCTACAAAGGCATCACAGCGTTCATCGTTGAGAAATCTTTCAAAGGCTTCAAAGTCGGCAAAAAAGAAGACAAATTGGGTATCCGTGCTTCTTCCACTTGTGAATTGTTGTTTGAAAACTGCGAAGTACCAAAAGAAAACGTACTTGGCGAAGTTGGCAAAGGCTACAAAATCGCTATCGAAACATTGAATGAAGGTCGTATCGGTATCGGCGCTCAAATGATCGGTATCGCTCAAGGTGCTTACGAGGCAGCTTTGAACTATGTTAAAGGTCGCGAGCAATTCGGCAAACCTATCGCTCACTTCCAAGGCGTTCAATTCCAATTGGCAGAAATGCGTACTGAATTGGAAGCAGCTCGTTTGATGGTTTACAATGCCGCTCGTTTGAAAGACGCGGGTCTTGATTTCATCGAATCAGCAGCGATGGCAAAACTTTACTCTTCACGTGCAGCTGAAAAGATCACTTCGAAAGCGATCGATTTGTTCGGCGGTAACGGATTCACAAAAGAATACCCAGTTGAAAAGTTCTGGAGAGATGCAAAAATTGGTCAAATCTACGAAGGTACGACTAATATGCAACTTCAAACGATCGCTAAAATGGAATTGGACAAATAG